One Polypterus senegalus isolate Bchr_013 chromosome 10, ASM1683550v1, whole genome shotgun sequence DNA segment encodes these proteins:
- the LOC120536957 gene encoding SUMO-conjugating enzyme UBC9-like, protein MSGIALSRLAQERKAWRKDHPFGFVAVPTKNPDGTLNLMNWECAIPGKKGTPWEGGLYKLRMLFKDDYPSSPPKSKFEPPIFHPNVYPSGTVCLSILEEDKDWRPAITIKQILLGIQELLNEPNIQDPAQAEAYTIYCQNRVEYEKRVRAQAKRFAPT, encoded by the exons ATGTCTGGCATTGCTTTAAGTAGACTTGCACAGGAGAGGAAAGCTTGGAGGAAAGACCATCCTTTT GGTTTTGTTGCTGTTCCAACAAAAAACCCAGATGGTACCTTGAATCTGATGAACTGGGAATGTGCCATTCCAGGGAAGAAAGGG ACACCGTGGGAAGGAGGTCTGTACAAGCTGAGGATGCTGTTTAAAGATGATTATCCATCATCTCCACCTAAAA GTAAATTTGAGCCACCCATATTTCATCCAAATGTGTATCCATCAGGCACTGTATGCCTGTCCATACTCGAAGAAGACAAAGACTGGAGACCAGCTATCACGATTAAGCAG ATACTATTAGGAATTCAAGAACTACTTAATGAACCAAATATTCAGGACCCAGCACAGGCTGAAGCATACACCATTTACTG TCAGAACAGAGTGGAATATGAGAAAAGAGTCCGAGCACAGGCTAAAAGATTTGCGCCAACATAA